The Devosia sp. MC521 genome has a segment encoding these proteins:
- a CDS encoding ABC transporter ATP-binding protein — protein sequence MTDEKSYPVRLAAKSATFGYEQRIISRELSVAIPDKSFTVIVGANACGKSTLLRALSRLIKPREGQVILDGQSIHSLPAKEVARRLGLLPQSSIAPDGIRAADLIARGRYPHQKLFQQWSEADEAAVLEAMDATKVTELSDRLVDELSGGQRQRVWVAMVLAQQTPILLLDEPTTFLDITHQIELMELMSDLNSKNGQTVVAVLHDLNHACRYASHIIAMRDGQVVAEGRPSDIITAELVEAVFGLPCLIIDDPVSHTPLVIPKGFSGRYAE from the coding sequence ATGACGGACGAGAAAAGCTACCCGGTGCGGCTCGCCGCTAAGAGCGCCACTTTTGGCTATGAGCAGCGGATCATCTCGCGCGAGTTGTCCGTCGCAATTCCGGACAAGTCTTTTACGGTGATTGTCGGAGCGAATGCGTGCGGGAAATCGACCCTCTTGCGGGCGCTTTCGAGATTGATCAAGCCTAGGGAAGGGCAGGTGATCCTCGATGGTCAGTCGATCCACTCTCTGCCCGCCAAGGAAGTGGCACGGCGCTTGGGCCTTCTGCCGCAAAGCTCGATTGCACCCGATGGCATTCGGGCGGCCGATCTGATCGCGCGGGGACGATACCCGCATCAAAAGCTGTTCCAGCAATGGTCAGAGGCTGATGAGGCGGCCGTATTGGAGGCCATGGACGCGACCAAGGTGACCGAGCTTTCCGATCGCCTGGTGGACGAGCTGTCCGGTGGTCAGCGCCAACGCGTGTGGGTGGCCATGGTTCTAGCTCAACAGACGCCAATTCTGTTGCTTGATGAGCCGACCACTTTCCTCGATATCACGCATCAGATCGAGCTGATGGAGCTGATGAGTGACCTCAATTCAAAGAATGGTCAGACCGTGGTCGCGGTCTTGCACGACCTCAATCATGCCTGCCGCTATGCCAGCCACATCATTGCGATGCGAGACGGGCAAGTGGTGGCCGAAGGCAGGCCATCTGACATCATCACGGCGGAATTGGTTGAGGCCGTGTTCGGCCTGCCGTGCCTGATTATAGACGATCCGGTGTCCCACACGCCGCTGGTTATTC